The following proteins come from a genomic window of Elusimicrobiota bacterium:
- the lepA gene encoding elongation factor 4 has translation MDIQRIRNFSIIAHIDHGKSTLADRLLEETGTVPRREMRAQILDGMELERERGITIKAKAVRMMWNTGGQDYLLNLIDTPGHVDFTYEVSRALAACEGALLLVDASQGVEAQTLANAQLALDAGLTLIPVINKIDLPSADPEGVKKQLRESLGLDGPYFPASAKEGKGVPEILQAIVERVPAPSGDPAKPLSALAFDSIFDSYRGVIVYVRMLDGVLKRGMQVRFMATGSVHQVEEVGHLKMKYIPADRLSAGEAGYAVCGIKDIHMVKAGDTLTEDARPTTSPHPGYREMKPFVFAGLYPVAQADYENLKKAIEKLHLEDAALNFQAESSVALGFGFRCGFLGLLHMDIIQERIRREFNVDLLVTAPTVIYRVTSHAGQTAEYDSPAKFPAHGDIKTIEEPYVSATVVVPSEFVGSVMQLCQDRRGRFLDMRYLTPTRVVLKYEMPLSEIVVDFYDALKSISKGYASFDYDHAGYRPGELLRMDILINNEEVDAFSFVVPEAAAYQRGREICERLRELIPRQMFEIPIQARIGGRILARETVRAMRKDVLAKCYGGDISRKRKLLEKQKEGKKRMRQFGAVEIPQEAFLAVLRRGDDNKKED, from the coding sequence ATGGACATCCAACGCATTCGCAATTTTTCGATCATCGCGCACATCGACCACGGCAAAAGCACGCTCGCCGACCGCCTGCTCGAGGAAACGGGCACGGTGCCCCGCCGGGAAATGCGCGCCCAGATCCTGGACGGCATGGAGTTGGAGCGCGAACGGGGCATCACCATCAAGGCCAAGGCCGTGCGCATGATGTGGAACACGGGCGGGCAGGATTATCTGTTGAACTTGATCGACACCCCGGGCCACGTGGACTTCACCTACGAAGTGAGCCGCGCCCTGGCCGCCTGCGAAGGGGCCCTTTTGCTCGTGGACGCGAGCCAGGGCGTCGAGGCCCAGACCCTCGCCAACGCCCAACTGGCCTTGGACGCGGGGCTCACGCTGATCCCCGTGATCAACAAGATCGACTTGCCCTCCGCCGACCCCGAGGGGGTGAAGAAACAACTGCGGGAATCCCTCGGGCTGGACGGGCCCTATTTCCCCGCGAGCGCCAAGGAAGGCAAGGGCGTCCCCGAGATCCTCCAGGCGATTGTGGAGCGGGTGCCGGCCCCCTCGGGGGACCCGGCCAAGCCCTTGTCCGCCCTGGCCTTTGATTCCATATTCGATTCCTACCGGGGGGTCATCGTCTACGTCCGGATGTTGGACGGCGTGCTCAAGCGGGGGATGCAGGTGCGGTTCATGGCCACGGGTTCCGTGCACCAGGTCGAGGAAGTGGGCCACCTGAAAATGAAATACATCCCGGCCGACCGGCTCTCCGCCGGCGAGGCCGGCTACGCGGTCTGCGGCATCAAAGACATTCACATGGTCAAGGCGGGCGACACCCTCACCGAGGACGCCCGGCCCACCACGTCCCCGCACCCGGGGTACCGCGAAATGAAGCCCTTCGTTTTCGCCGGGCTTTACCCCGTGGCCCAGGCCGACTACGAAAATTTGAAAAAGGCCATCGAAAAACTGCACCTGGAGGACGCCGCCCTCAACTTCCAGGCGGAGAGCTCGGTGGCGTTGGGGTTCGGCTTCCGCTGCGGTTTTTTGGGGCTGTTGCACATGGACATCATCCAGGAGCGGATCCGACGGGAATTCAACGTCGACCTGCTGGTGACGGCCCCGACCGTGATCTACCGGGTCACGTCCCACGCGGGTCAAACGGCGGAATACGACAGCCCGGCCAAGTTCCCGGCCCACGGGGACATCAAAACCATCGAGGAACCCTACGTGTCGGCCACCGTGGTCGTGCCGTCGGAATTCGTCGGCAGCGTCATGCAGTTGTGCCAGGACCGCCGCGGCCGCTTTTTGGACATGCGCTACCTCACGCCCACGCGCGTCGTGTTGAAGTACGAAATGCCCCTTTCCGAAATCGTGGTGGATTTTTACGACGCGCTGAAATCGATCTCCAAGGGGTACGCCTCCTTCGATTACGACCACGCGGGCTACCGGCCCGGCGAACTTTTGCGCATGGACATCCTGATCAACAACGAGGAGGTCGACGCCTTTTCCTTCGTCGTGCCCGAGGCGGCGGCCTACCAGCGGGGCCGGGAAATCTGCGAGCGGCTGCGGGAGCTCATCCCCCGGCAGATGTTCGAAATCCCCATCCAGGCCCGCATCGGCGGGCGCATCCTCGCCCGGGAAACCGTGCGGGCCATGCGCAAGGACGTCTTGGCCAAATGCTACGGCGGCGACATTTCGCGCAAACGAAAACTTTTGGAAAAGCAGAAGGAAGGCAAAAAACGCATGCGCCAGTTCGGCGCCGTCGAAATCCCCCAGGAAGCTTTCCTCGCCGTTCTGCGGCGCGGCGACGACAACAAGAAGGAAGACTAA